Below is a window of Halobaculum lipolyticum DNA.
CTGCGACCGGTGCGGGGCGCCCATCGCCCCCGGCGACGAGTACGCCGCCGTCGACGGCATCGCGCCGGACGGCGAGCTCCGGGTGCTGTTGTGTGCCCGCTGTGCCGCCGCCCTCTCGCGGTTCCTCGACGGCGCGTGACCGACCGGTCGGCGCCGCGTCGACGGAAGGTTTTCCCCGCGGCCGCCGAAGGCGAGGGCATGGACGTGGACCTGGATCTCGGAATCCCGCGCGGCGTGCTCGAATCGCTCCCCGAGGAGGACGACACCGCCGAGCGGGACATCCGCCGCGCGGTCGCCGGCTACCGACGGGCGCTAGAGGATGGGTTCGACGCCGCCGCCGACGAGGGTGAGGCGGCCGCCGTCGCCACCGACTTCCTCGAGTACGCCGAGGCGCGCGCGGAGACGTACGACGAGTTCGTCCCCGAACTCCGCGCGTGGGGGCAGTCGCCCATCTACGCCATCGCGTGGCGCGACCTGTACATCGAACTGGCCGGGCAGGTGTACGAGATCGACTGGCTCGCCGAGCGCATCGACCGGGAACGGAACTACCGGCTCGTCGACGACGGGATCCGGTTCGGGAAGGACTAGCCGGCGACGTTCTCGCGGTCGCGGTTCGGTGCTCCCGACCCACAGCGACGACTCCCGCGTCCGCGACCGCGACGACTCCCGCGTCCGCGACCGCGACGACTCCCGCGTCCGCGACCGCGACGACTCCCGCGTCCGCGACCGCGACGACTCCCGCGTCCGCGACCGCGACGACTCCCGCGTCCGCGACCGCGACGACTCCCGCGAAAGCCCCCGAGCGGCTCGCGGCCTGCACCTCGCCGCGCTCCTCGGTCGCTCACGTCGTTCGCTCCCTGCGGTGCTCGCGTCGGTTCGGCTCGCGAGCCGCTCGGCCCCTTTCAGTCCCACCCGTGGCTCGGACGGGCAGTCGTCGCGGGCGGACCGACCCGGACGCCGCCGTGGTCGGTCGGCCCGACGACGTTCGTTCGCCGACGCCTCGGCCGTCGACCGTCGTCTCCGCACGGGCCCGCTCGACGCGCTCGCGGCCCGGTCGCTCCCCACTCACAGTCGAGTGATCACTCGGTGTTCGGCGTACACGTCCACGTCGTCGGTGTACGTCTCGGAATCGAGGGTGTACGTGACGCGAACGGTCCGTGGCGTGGCGGCGACCAGATCCTCGAACTCGACCCCCGGTTCTCGCACCACCCGGTTGCCCTCGACAACGGTTTCGATCGCGACGGAGACGGAGGTGGCGTGTACGCTCCCGCCGACGGAGATCCCCAGTTCCTCCGAGACGGAATCCATCGCGGGATCTCTCGCGGCGGAGACACACTGCGTCCTCGCCCACTGCTCCCACGGGGTGGTTTCGTACTCCCCGGCACCACCCCCCTGCCTCGCGAGGTAGCGGACCGCGTTCTCCCCCTCGACGTACTCGACAGTGGCCCGCGATTCGGTGTGTTCCACACTGAGAACCGGGTCCGCCGCCCCACGGACGGGTCCCTCGGATTCCGGGGTCGGTGACCTCCCGGGGATCGCCGCACACCCCGAAACCGTGCACATTGCCCCGATCCCGGAGAGCAGGCTCCTGCGCCGCACGCAATCGAGACTCCTTGCTCGGGAAAAATGTGTTGTGGTGCCGGGGTCGAGGTCTGACTCTGCCGTGGCTCGTCGTGACCCGGATCCCGTCCAGTACGTCGCCTCAGTCGTCCGCCGTCGCCGCCTCGCCCGCCCGCTCGGCGCGCTCGCGCTCGGAGAGCAGCGGCGTCCCGTCGGCCTGCGGGCCGAGCGTCGGGCCGAACGGCGGGCCGTCGTCGGGGTCGATCCGGCGGCGCTGGCGGTAGTCGGTCGACCGTTCGACGGGGACGCGCCCCACCGACGTGATCAGGTCGACGTAGTCGTCGAAACTGCGGAACTCGCCGAACGAGCCGCCCGCGCGCTTGGTGATCTCCTCCGAGAGGATGGTGCCCATGAAGTCGTTCGCGCCGCACGACAGCGTCTTCAGCGCCTTCGCGTCGCCGTACTTCACCCACGAGGTCTGGACGTTCTCGATATTGTCGAGGAACAGCCGGGAGACGGCGATCATGAGTTCGTCCTCGGCGTCGCTGGCGCCGCCCGAGACGACGCCGTGTTCGTACAGCGGCGTGCGCTCGTGGACGAACGAGAGGGGGACGAACTCCGTGATGCCGCCGGTGCGGTCCTGGAGGTCGCGGACCTCCCGGAGGTGCAGCGCGCGGTGCATCTCGTTGTCGACGTGGCCGTACATGATCGTCGCGGTCGTGTCGAGGCCGGCGGCCATCGCGCCCTCCATCGCGTCGACCCACCCCTGCGAGTCGATCTTGCCGGGGCAGATCACGTCGCGCACCTCGTCGACGAGGACCTCCGCGGCCGTGCCGGGCGCGGAGTCGAGGCCGGCGTCGGCGAGTTCCCGGTACACCGCCTCGTAGCTCCAGTCGGTGCCGCGGCGGGCGTGGTACGCCTCCTCGGGCGTCATCGAGTGGAGGTGGACGCCGTCGACGCTCATCGCCTCGATCTGCTCGACGTACGTCCCGGGGTCGGTCGCGTACGCCGCCGGCGGTTTGTAGTTGACAGCCTTCGCCGCGTCGTCGTAGCCGGCGAGGATCTCGTGGTGCTCGTCGTTCAGCGCGAAGCCCGGATGCAGGCCAGACACCGAGCACACCTCGTACACGCCGCGCTCGACGGCCGCCTCGACGACCGCCCGGGACTCGGCGGGCGTCTTGGTGAACCCAGCGTGCTGGTCGTCGTAGTCGGCCTCGAACTGGTGGGCGGTGTCCTTGAAGTTGCAGAACAGACACCCCGTGTTGCAGGCGGTCGTGACGTTGTTGTTCACGTTGGCGACGAACGTCACCTCGTCGCCGACCACCTCGGCGCGGCGGCGGTCGGCCGCCTCCAGCACCGCCTCCTTGCGTTCGCGGTCGATGCCGGGCGCGTCGCTCCCGGTGGTGAGCAGTTCGACCGCGTCGTCGACGGTCAGCCGGACCCCGTCGCGCGCCTTCGCCAGCGCGTTCTCGAACGACTGGTCGGTCTCGGGCGTGTGCTCGAAGCCGAGGTCGTCGGGGTCGAGGTCGGCCGCCGATCGCGTCATCGTCGTACCGTCTCGATGCGGGGTGAAAAGCGGGACGATAGCGGCCACCGGCCGGCACCGCCGCGGCCGGCGGGATGCACGAACGTGGGTAGGATCGACGCCGACGCGGAGGAGATACACACGGGAGTGGAAGGATTCTTCCCCTCCCCGCCCGCGCTCCCCACCATGACGAGCGTCAAGGAGTTCGTGGTCGAGCGCGCGCCGACCGACGACGAACTCGGCGCCGGCCGCTTCGCCTTCACCGACGACTACTCCGTCTTCGACTGGGGGAAGATGCCCGACCCGATCCCGGGGAAGGGTGCGAGCCTCTGCACGATGGGCGCGTACAACTTCGAGTTGCTGGAGGACGTCGGGGTCCCGACCCACTACCGCGGCGTCGGCACCGACGCCGAGCCGCTGTCGGCCGTCGGGGAGCCGCCGCGCGAACTCGCGATCGATCTGGCGACGGTGCCGGACCTCCCGTTCGTCGACGGCGCGTACGACTACGACGCCTTCCACGCCGAGGCCCGCGCGGCCGCCGGCTACGTCGTCCCCCTCGAGATCGTGTTCCGCAACACCGTCCCCGTCGGCTCCAGCCTCCGTTCGCGCGTCGACCCGCGCGACGTCGGTCTCGACCGCGAGGCGTGGCCCGACGAGCCGGTCGACCTGCCCGAACCGCGGATCGAGTTCTCCACGAAGTACGAGGAGCAGGACCGCTACCTCGGCGCCGAGGAGGCCGAGCGGATCGCCGGCGCCGCCCCGCTCCCGGAACTGAACCGGGTCGCCCGCGAGGTGAACGACATCGTCACCGAGCGCGCCGCCGAGGCCGGCTTCGTCCACGAGGACGGGAAGATCGAGTGCGTGTACGCCGACGGCGAGGTGCGCGTCGCCGACGTGGTCGGGACGTTCGACGAGAACCGCTTCGCCTACGACGGCCAGGAGGTGTCCAAGGAAGTCGTCCGCCAGCACTACAAGCGGGTCGCGCCCGACTGGGTCGAGGCGGTGAGCGACGCGAAGGCGCGCGCCGACGCGGAGGGCGTCGCCGACTGGAAGGCGCTGTGCTCGGCGAAGCCGCCCGCGCTCGACGCCGACGTAGTGGAGCGCGTCGCCGACCTGTACGCCGCGGGGACGAACGCCTACACGGGCACCGACTGGTTCGACGCCCCGCCCGTCGTCGACGCGGTCGACGCCGTCCGCGACCTCTGAACGGCGAAAGTCCGGCGGGCCATCGGCCGACGCCGGCTGCGACGGGGGACCGATCTCAGACAGCGGGCAGCGGGTCGGGCAGCGACCCGAGCAGGCCGGTCGTGTAGTACAGCAACAGCGCCAGCGCCGCGGCCGCGACGAACAGGAGGAACAGCAGCAGGACGACGTCGACGCCACCGGACGCGCCCGTTCGACCCGACATGGTGGCCGGCAGGTCGACCCGGAGATGCTAAACGGTGCCGGCGGCCGACGGGGGCGCGCTCACTCGGGCGCCGGCGCCACGCCGCCCAGGTCGTAGGCGTCGGGGTCGACGCCCTCCCGGAAGTGGGTGCGCCCGCGGCGGACGACGACGGCGTCGTCGAGGTGGGCCTGCAGGCCGGCGACGAGCGCCTCCGCCTCCAGCGGCTGCCCGCGCTCCTTCAGGTCGTCGGGGTCGTCGTCGGGGTCGACGCGAAACGCCCGTTGCGCGATGATCGGTCCCTGGTCGAGGTCGGTCGTCACGTAGTGGGCGGTGGCGCCGTGGACGCGCGCGCCGCCCTCGACGGCCTGCCGGTACGCCTCCGCGCCCGGGTACGCCGGCAGCAGCGACGGGTGGACGTTGACGATGCGGCCCTCGTAGCGGAACACGACCTCCGGCGAGAGGATGCGCATGAACCGGGCGAGCACGAGGCAGTCGACGTCGTACTCGTCGAGGACGCGCAGCAGTTCGCGCTCGTCGTGGGAACCCTTCTCGTCGCCGACGTCGACGAACGGCACGTCGTACTCCTCGGCCAGCGAGCGGAGCGTCGAGTGGTTGCCGATCATCACCGGCACCTCGGCGTCGAGCGTGCCGTCCTCGCACGCCTCCAGCACCGCACGGGGGGCGTGCTCCTCTTTGGTGACGAGCAGGGCGGCTTTGCGCGCGGCCTCGGCCTCGGCGAGGCGAACGCGGATGTCGACGCCGAGTTCGTCGCCCAGGTCCGTGAGGTCCTCCTCCAGCGTCTCGGGCTTGCACACCATCCCGTCGGTGTCGGCGTGCAGGCGCATCCGGAACACGCCGTCGCGGACGTCCTGGTCGAGGTCCTCGATGTTACACCCGCGCTCGAACAGCAGCGAGGTCACACGGGCGACCAGTCCGGTCGCGTCGTCCCCGACGACGACGATCTCGGTGTCCCAACGCCTCGGATTCGGACGGTCGGCCGTATCCATACCCGCGTTTCCTCGTGGGCGAGTAAACCGGTGTCGCTCCGCGCGACGACTGCCACCCACGAACGTGCATAGCGAGCGCGTCCCGAAACGGATTTTGCGCACGACCTCGCAGGACCAGTCGATGACCGGCTACACCGCCACGGTGACGGTCCGCCTGAAGCACGGCGTGCTCGACCCGGAGGCCGAGACGACCGCGCGCGCGCTCGAACGCCTCGGCTTCGAGTTGGAGGCCCTGCGCTCGGCCGACCGCTTCGAGATCGACATCGACGCCGACGACGCCGACGAGGCGGCCGACCGCGCCGGCGAGATGGCCGAACGATTGCTCGCGAATCCGACCATCCACGACTACGACGTGGAGGTCGTCGAACGGGAATGATCTCCGTCGTCCAGTTCGGCGGTTCCAACTGCGACCGCGACGCCGTCGCCGCCCTCGACCACCTCGGCGTCGACGCCGAGCGCGTCTGGCACGGGGACGGACTCCCGGCCGACACCGACGGCGTCGTGATCCCCGGCGGCTTCTCCTACGGCGACTACCTGCGCGCCGGCGCGATGGCCGCCCGCACCCCGATCATGGCCGAGGTGCGCGAGGCCGCCGACGAGGGGGTTCCGGTGCTCGGCGTCTGCAACGGCGCCCAGATCGGCTGCGAGTCGGGGCTGACGGCGGGGGCGTTCACGACGAACCGCTCGGCGCGGTTCCAGTGTGAGCACGTCCACCTCCGCGTCGAGCGCGCGGACACGCCGTGGACGGCCGCCTACGACGAGGGACAGGTGATCGAGGTGCCCATCGCCCACGGCGAGGGGCGCTTCGAGATCCGCGAGGACCGACTGGCGACGTTGGAGGACGAGAACCGGGTCCTGTTCCGCTACTGTGACGCCGACGGCGACGCGACCGACGCGGCGAACCCGAACGGCTCGACGGCGAACGTCGCGGGCATCCTCGGCGCCCGCGAGACGGTCGCGGTGATGATGCCCCACCCCGAGCGCGCGACGCTGCCCGACGTCGGCGGCACCGACGGGCAGGGCGTGTTGCGGGCGTTCGCGGAGTAGCGCTTTTCACCCCCGCCCCGGAGACTCCGACCGACCGGACTACCGCGGCCGCCTACCTGACGGTCGTCGTCCTCGCGTCGGCGCTTCGCCCCGCCAACGGTCCGGTTCGCTCCCCACACCCCGGACACACCGGATAGCCGAGCCGGTCGTAGTCGATCCCGAACGACGGCGCTGACGCCCCACAGTCCGCACAAGTGTACACGGCTCGATCTGTCGGCCCCATAGTGTTGTCACATGGTAGCAACCTACTTAGCTGTATGCCGTCCGTCTGACGCCGCTCCGCCGAGACGGCGCCTCCGAACGGGCGACTACCACTCCCGAAGAAGCGACCCGACGAGCGGTCAGCGCGCGAGCGGCTGGCTGAAACTCGTCTCCCCGTCGAGCACCAGTTCCCACGTCCGCTCGCACTCGCACGACACCTGCTCGAACACCGACGGGTCCTGCCGGAGGTCGAAGTCCTTGATCGCGGTCTGGACGCGGTCGTCGCACTCGCCGCAGTTGTGCGCGCCGCGGTCGGAGCCGGCGCCGACGGGGTCGGAGACGACGATGGCGTCGGCGTCGGCGGTCCGTTCGAGGACGGCGGCGACCGACCACAGCCACGGCGGGCGGTACCCCCCGCGGAAGTGGAGTTCGTCGACCATCGTGTACCGCTGGACGTTGCAGGGGTTCATCGACACCGTGTGGCAGTTGTCCACCTCGGCGCAGCGTTCGATGGAGGCGACCATGTCCTCGAGCGCCTCCGGCTCCGCGAGGAACGGCGGCTTCATCAGGAGGTACGCCTTCACGCCCGCGTCGGCGTCGCTCGCCTCCGCGCAGGCGTCCTCGAAGTCGGAGAAGGCGAAGTACTTGTTCACGCAGTCGTGGCGGACGCGGTCGGTGGCGGTCTCCAAGCCGACGGCGACGTCCGTCTCCAGCCCCTGCTCGGTGAACTCCGAGAGCTTCTCGCTGGAGACGAAGTCAGGCAGCGACTCGACGACGATGCGCTCGCGGTCGCCGAACGTCTCGGCGATGGCGCGGCGGCTCTCGGCGGGCACCTCGCGCTCGTCGAGGAACGAGCCGGAGGTGTAGATCTTGATCTGCTCGGCCGGCTCGTCGGCGTTCTCCGCCTCGTGGTCCAGACAGACGTCGATCTGGTCCATCAGGGCGTCGTGGGAGACGCTGCCGCCCTCGACGGACTCGGCGACGTAGCCGCACATCGTGCAGCCGCCGGCGCGGGCCCAGCGACAACCGCCGGTGTTGAGGATGATCGTGAGGCTGGTCTTCACGCCCTGCGGGGTGTTGTCCTCGTCGAGCCACACGCGGGTCGGCTCGTGGGGGTCGTACGTCTCGTCGCGTTCCGCCCGGATGTCGCGCATCACCGCGTTGTGCGCGTCCATCCCCCGGTCGCGCTCGTAGCCCTCGGGGCTCGGCTGACTCATTGGCGGAACTGGGCGGTACCGTCGGAAGAACGCTTCGCTCGACCCGCCGCGGCCGGTCACTCCCCGCGGTCGCGCCGGCGCCACCACAGCGTCCCCACGACCGCCCCGACCGCGTTGGCGACGGCGTCGAGCACGGACGGGTCGCGCCCGGGGACGACCCCCTGCGCGAGTTCGACGCCCGTGCCGAGCGCGGCGGCGACGACGATCACCCCCGCCAGCGGGCCGACGGCGTCGCGGCGGCGGAGGCGGGGCGGGAGCGCCCGGGCCATCGTGAACGCGACGGCGGCGTAGCCGACCGCGTGGACGACCAGATCCGTCCCCGGCGGCGCGACGTCGCCCGTCGGCTCCCCGCCCGGTCCCGTCGGTCCCGGGAGCAGCGACGCCGCGACCACTGTCGCCGCCACGGCGACGAAAACTGCTAGCCGTCGGCGCTCGTCGGTCATCGCCCGTACCACCGGACTGCGGCGGGAAAACACCGACGCCCGGTTTCGACTCGGTGACGTGTCCCGAAACGGGATCCGGTTACGTCGAGGTGGCAACGGCTAACAGACTTCGGTCCCAAATAACTGTTGTAGATAACCATGACCGATCTCGGCGGATTCCAGGACCACGTCGCCCACGTGGATCTCACCGGCGGTGACGTATCGTATGCGGGTATCGACGACGAGGACGCGAAGAAGTACATCGGCGCCCGCGGGCTGGGCGTGAAGTACGTCTTCGACGCCGGTCCCGACGTCGACCCGATGAGCCCCGAGAACCGGCTGGCGTTCATGAACGGGCCGCTCACGGGCACCCAGACCGTGATGAGCGGTCGGATCGCGGTCGTGACGAAGTCCCCGCTCACGGGCACCGTCACCGACAGCCACCACGGCGGTTGGTCGGGCGCGCGCCTCAAGTGGTCCGGCTTCGACGGCCTCGTCTTCGACGGCGCCAGCGAGGAGCCGGTGTACGCCTACGTCGAGGACGGCGAGGTGGAGCTGCGAGACGCCTCCCACCTGATGGGCAAGGGCGTCCACGACACCGTCGAGACGCTCGGCGAGGAGGTCGACGGCAGCGTCGGCAAGAACCTCTCGGTGATGGCGATCGGACCGGGCGGCGAGAACGGCGTCAAGTACGCCTGCATCGTCAACGAGGACGACCGCGCCTCCGGGCGCGGCGGCACCGGCGCCGTCATGGGGTCGAAGAACCTCAAGGCGGTCGTCGTCAAGTCGGGAACGCGGATGCCCAAACCGAAGAACCCCGACGTGTTCAAGGAGGGGTACCAGCAGGCGATGCAGGTGATCCAGGAGTCCGACGTCACCGCGCCCAACGAGGGCGGCCTCTCGCTGTACGGGACGAACGTGCTGATGAACGCCGGCGAGGAGATGGACGGACTGCCGACGAAGAACGGGAAGTACACGTCGACGGCCGCCTACCGCGACGCCGAGGGCGTCGACATCGACGCCGAGCGCGTCTCCGGCGAGAACGTCCGCGAGAACATCCTCGTCGACGAGCCGACGTGTCACTCCTGCCCCGTCGCCTGCAAGAAGGAAGTCGAGGTGTCGGTGATGCACAAAGGCGAGGAGATGAACGTGCGCACCGAGTCGTACGAGTACGAGACGGCGTACGCGCTGGGTCCCAACTCCGGCCACACCGAGCGCGACGAGATCGCCGTCATGCTCGACCGCTGTAACGACGTCGGCGTCGACACCATCGAGATGGGGAACATGATGGCGATGGCGATGGAGATGTCCGAGGAGGGCAAGCTCGACGAACTCGACGAGCAGCTCGACTGGGGCGACACCGAGCGGATGATCGACCTCATCACGGAGGTCGCCCACCGCGACGGCGAACTCGCCGACGCGCTCGCGGAGGGTGCGAACGGTCTCGTCGAGCGCTTCGACGCCCGCGAGAACTCCCTGGACGTGAAGGGCCAGACCATCCCGGCGTACGACCCGCGCTGCATGAAGGGCATGGGCATCGCGTACGCGACCTCGAACCGCGGCGCCTGCCACCTGCGCGCGTACACGCCGGCCGCCGAGATCCTCGGCATCCCGCAGAAGGTCGACCCCTACGAGCACGAGGGGAAGGGCGAACTCACCGTCGCCTTCCAGGACCTGCACGCCATCTCGGACTCGTTCGACATCTGCAAGTTCAACGCGTTCGCGGAGGGCATCGAGGAGTACGTCATGCAGTACAACGGCATGACCGGGCTGGACGTGACCGAGGACGACCTGCTGGAGGCAGGCGAGCGCGTCTACAACCTCGAGCGCTACTACAACAACCTCAACGGCTTCGACGGTACCGACGACTCGCTGCCGGCGCGCTTCCTCGAGGGCGGCATCCCCGGGCAGGGCGCCTCCGAGGGCGAGTACTGCGAGCTGCCGGAGATGAAGGCCGAGTACTACGAGGTGCGCGGCTGGGTCGACGGCGTCGTCCCCGACGAGAAGCTCGACGAACTCGACATCGACGTCGGGCCGGGCACGGGCGTCTCCGCGGGCGACTCCGGCGTCGCGCCCGCCGACGACTGAGGCGAGACCGAGCGGAGCGAGGTCTCGGTAGCACGGCGGCGAGGTCCTCGGGCCGAGCCGCCCACGACCGTCCTCGCCCGCCCACGACCGACCACACTTCTTTCGCGCTGACTCGACCAGCGCCGCGGGCGACTCGCGCGGCGTCGCGCCCCGCCGTCCGCGGATCGTTTATGCCACCTCGCCGAACAGCACGGGACGCATGTCCACAGAGTCCCCGCCGTCCCTCCGCGAGTCGCTCCGGTCCCGCGAGGGCGCCGCGGTCGCCGTGGCGTTCGTCCTCCTCGCGCTGTACGCCGTCCTGATCCAAGCACAGATCCTCGTCGTCGTCTACTACGCGTCGGTCGCGCTCCTCCTGTGGCTCCTCTACCGCTTCGTCCGTGCCCACGAGCGGATCGCGAGCGCACAGGAACGGCGCGCCACGGCCGCGTCGGGACCAGCCTCGGCCCACGCCCCCGGCGGCTCAGGCGTCGCCGAAGCGGGCGATCAGGGCGACGGTGAGCACGACCGCGAGGAGTGAGACGCCCGCGACGCCGAGGAACGCCGCCTCGC
It encodes the following:
- the purQ gene encoding phosphoribosylformylglycinamidine synthase I, with the protein product MISVVQFGGSNCDRDAVAALDHLGVDAERVWHGDGLPADTDGVVIPGGFSYGDYLRAGAMAARTPIMAEVREAADEGVPVLGVCNGAQIGCESGLTAGAFTTNRSARFQCEHVHLRVERADTPWTAAYDEGQVIEVPIAHGEGRFEIREDRLATLEDENRVLFRYCDADGDATDAANPNGSTANVAGILGARETVAVMMPHPERATLPDVGGTDGQGVLRAFAE
- a CDS encoding VanZ family protein; the encoded protein is MTDERRRLAVFVAVAATVVAASLLPGPTGPGGEPTGDVAPPGTDLVVHAVGYAAVAFTMARALPPRLRRRDAVGPLAGVIVVAAALGTGVELAQGVVPGRDPSVLDAVANAVGAVVGTLWWRRRDRGE
- a CDS encoding archaeosine biosynthesis radical SAM protein RaSEA; protein product: MSQPSPEGYERDRGMDAHNAVMRDIRAERDETYDPHEPTRVWLDEDNTPQGVKTSLTIILNTGGCRWARAGGCTMCGYVAESVEGGSVSHDALMDQIDVCLDHEAENADEPAEQIKIYTSGSFLDEREVPAESRRAIAETFGDRERIVVESLPDFVSSEKLSEFTEQGLETDVAVGLETATDRVRHDCVNKYFAFSDFEDACAEASDADAGVKAYLLMKPPFLAEPEALEDMVASIERCAEVDNCHTVSMNPCNVQRYTMVDELHFRGGYRPPWLWSVAAVLERTADADAIVVSDPVGAGSDRGAHNCGECDDRVQTAIKDFDLRQDPSVFEQVSCECERTWELVLDGETSFSQPLAR
- a CDS encoding aldehyde ferredoxin oxidoreductase family protein, encoding MTDLGGFQDHVAHVDLTGGDVSYAGIDDEDAKKYIGARGLGVKYVFDAGPDVDPMSPENRLAFMNGPLTGTQTVMSGRIAVVTKSPLTGTVTDSHHGGWSGARLKWSGFDGLVFDGASEEPVYAYVEDGEVELRDASHLMGKGVHDTVETLGEEVDGSVGKNLSVMAIGPGGENGVKYACIVNEDDRASGRGGTGAVMGSKNLKAVVVKSGTRMPKPKNPDVFKEGYQQAMQVIQESDVTAPNEGGLSLYGTNVLMNAGEEMDGLPTKNGKYTSTAAYRDAEGVDIDAERVSGENVRENILVDEPTCHSCPVACKKEVEVSVMHKGEEMNVRTESYEYETAYALGPNSGHTERDEIAVMLDRCNDVGVDTIEMGNMMAMAMEMSEEGKLDELDEQLDWGDTERMIDLITEVAHRDGELADALAEGANGLVERFDARENSLDVKGQTIPAYDPRCMKGMGIAYATSNRGACHLRAYTPAAEILGIPQKVDPYEHEGKGELTVAFQDLHAISDSFDICKFNAFAEGIEEYVMQYNGMTGLDVTEDDLLEAGERVYNLERYYNNLNGFDGTDDSLPARFLEGGIPGQGASEGEYCELPEMKAEYYEVRGWVDGVVPDEKLDELDIDVGPGTGVSAGDSGVAPADD
- the cofH gene encoding 7,8-didemethyl-8-hydroxy-5-deazariboflavin synthase subunit CofH — its product is MTRSAADLDPDDLGFEHTPETDQSFENALAKARDGVRLTVDDAVELLTTGSDAPGIDRERKEAVLEAADRRRAEVVGDEVTFVANVNNNVTTACNTGCLFCNFKDTAHQFEADYDDQHAGFTKTPAESRAVVEAAVERGVYEVCSVSGLHPGFALNDEHHEILAGYDDAAKAVNYKPPAAYATDPGTYVEQIEAMSVDGVHLHSMTPEEAYHARRGTDWSYEAVYRELADAGLDSAPGTAAEVLVDEVRDVICPGKIDSQGWVDAMEGAMAAGLDTTATIMYGHVDNEMHRALHLREVRDLQDRTGGITEFVPLSFVHERTPLYEHGVVSGGASDAEDELMIAVSRLFLDNIENVQTSWVKYGDAKALKTLSCGANDFMGTILSEEITKRAGGSFGEFRSFDDYVDLITSVGRVPVERSTDYRQRRRIDPDDGPPFGPTLGPQADGTPLLSERERAERAGEAATADD
- the purS gene encoding phosphoribosylformylglycinamidine synthase subunit PurS, which produces MTGYTATVTVRLKHGVLDPEAETTARALERLGFELEALRSADRFEIDIDADDADEAADRAGEMAERLLANPTIHDYDVEVVERE
- a CDS encoding phosphoribosylaminoimidazolesuccinocarboxamide synthase: MTSVKEFVVERAPTDDELGAGRFAFTDDYSVFDWGKMPDPIPGKGASLCTMGAYNFELLEDVGVPTHYRGVGTDAEPLSAVGEPPRELAIDLATVPDLPFVDGAYDYDAFHAEARAAAGYVVPLEIVFRNTVPVGSSLRSRVDPRDVGLDREAWPDEPVDLPEPRIEFSTKYEEQDRYLGAEEAERIAGAAPLPELNRVAREVNDIVTERAAEAGFVHEDGKIECVYADGEVRVADVVGTFDENRFAYDGQEVSKEVVRQHYKRVAPDWVEAVSDAKARADAEGVADWKALCSAKPPALDADVVERVADLYAAGTNAYTGTDWFDAPPVVDAVDAVRDL
- a CDS encoding formyltetrahydrofolate deformylase, yielding MDTADRPNPRRWDTEIVVVGDDATGLVARVTSLLFERGCNIEDLDQDVRDGVFRMRLHADTDGMVCKPETLEEDLTDLGDELGVDIRVRLAEAEAARKAALLVTKEEHAPRAVLEACEDGTLDAEVPVMIGNHSTLRSLAEEYDVPFVDVGDEKGSHDERELLRVLDEYDVDCLVLARFMRILSPEVVFRYEGRIVNVHPSLLPAYPGAEAYRQAVEGGARVHGATAHYVTTDLDQGPIIAQRAFRVDPDDDPDDLKERGQPLEAEALVAGLQAHLDDAVVVRRGRTHFREGVDPDAYDLGGVAPAPE